A window of Acidobacteriota bacterium genomic DNA:
CGCTTTCTGAAGCCGGCGGACGGCGTGGTGAAGGCGCGATTTCACCGTGCCGGGCGAGACCCGGAGCGTGGCGGCGATCTCGGTGATCTTCAGCTCGTCCACGTATCGGAGCAGGATGACTTCCCGATGCCGAAACGGCAGCCGGGTCAGAAGGGCGTCCATCAGCCCCCGGGTTTCCTGCGCCTCGACCCACGCTCCCGGTCCCGGGCGGCCGTCCTCCCGGTCGTGCGAGCGGTCGAGGGAAAACCACCGGAAGAGGCCGCGGCGACGGTTGAGACAGGTGTTCCGGAGGATGGCGTAGAGCCAGGTGTAGGTCCCCGACTCCCCCCGGAAGCGCCCCGCGGCTTCCATGGCCCGGCAGAAGGTCTCCTGGACCAGGTCCTGGGCGTCGTGAGGGTTGCGGCACAGCAGAAAGGCCGCTCGGAGCAGCCGGTCCCCATGGTCGTGAATCAGCTTGTCCAGGTCCATCCGCGCTGTCTCCCATTCGTCGTTTGCCCGGGGGCGACCCGTTTCCGGCGCATCGGCCGGCCCCCGTCCGAAACCCAT
This region includes:
- a CDS encoding RNA polymerase sigma factor, yielding MDLDKLIHDHGDRLLRAAFLLCRNPHDAQDLVQETFCRAMEAAGRFRGESGTYTWLYAILRNTCLNRRRGLFRWFSLDRSHDREDGRPGPGAWVEAQETRGLMDALLTRLPFRHREVILLRYVDELKITEIAATLRVSPGTVKSRLHHAVRRLQKAFPRERVPALRSHEGEEHAM